The DNA sequence CGATGAGCCCGGCCCGATGGCCGAGATCGAGGATCTGGCGCAGCGGCTGGAGATCGAACAGGCTTCTGCAGGGCATCCTCTGGCCATCTACCCCTACGCCAGCTTCGCCTATGCCGATGTGGCAGCCGCCAATTCAGGTGTGATGGTCAGCATGAATACACATGATGACCCAGCGGCCTTGCAGGCGGCGCAGGGCGTGGCCCGGCGTGTAGTGGATGAAATGCTGGCGCGCAAAGCCCGCTTTCGCCCTGATTTGCCAAGCGCAAAGAGCCTGCTGGCGCAAGCCCCGTGGCGCGATGGTCGCCGCTGGGCGATCCTCGAGCCGTCCGATAATCCCATGTCAGGCGGCAACGGCGACACGACCGGCCTTTTGTCCGCAGCACTTGCGGCCGATCTGCCCGATGGCACCGTCTTTGCCTTCATCAGCGACCCCGGCGCGGTCGACCGCGCCCGCCATGCGGGCGTGGGCGCGTCCCTGACGCTGGATCTTGGCGGCAGGCAAGACGCCAGATTCGGCAGTCCGGTCCGGGTCAACGGCATCGTGGAAAAGCTGACTGACGGGAGATTCGTCAATTCCGGCCCGATGGAACATGGCATTTCAGTAGCCCTCGGCCCCACCGCGCTGCTGAAGGTCGGGCCGATGCGGATCATCATTACCAGCCACGTCTATTCGCCAAATGATCCCGGCTATTTTCATCTGCACGAGATCGAAGCCACGGAAATCCCGTTGTTGCTGGCCAAGGCCAAGAACCACATCCGTGCCTCCTTCGGGCGTAGCTTTGACGTATTTGCGCAGGTGGAAACGCCTGGGCCTGCGATGGCCGATACCACGCAATTGCCGTTCCGGCATATTCCGCCCCGGCGGTTGAATCTGGAGATCTGAAATACGAAAGTTACACAGGATACCACTTTCATGACCCTGGCCGAGCTTCATGCCCGTATCATGGACAGCCTACCGGACATGCCCCGCCAAGTGGCGCTGGCCGCGCGATATGTGGTGGATCATCCCGACGACGTGCCGCTGATCTCTATGCGTGATCTGGCGTCGCGGGCAGGTGTATCGCCGGCCACGCTTCTACGCCTCACCCAGACGCTGGGTTTCGGAAACTGGGGCGATTTTCGGATACTGCATGTCAATCATCTGCGCCAGGCCCCGATCCCCTATACCGAACGCGCCAAGCGCGCGCTGTCCAGGAATGGGGTCGATGCACTGGTGGCCGAGTGTTTCAGTGCCTCCCGCGCCAACCTGGATCAATCCGAATGGGCCAACCCGCCCGAGGTGTTCGCCCGCGCCGCCTCGCATCTGGTCCGGGCCGATCGGGTATTCATCTCTGCCTTCATGAGCTGCCGGGGGCCGGGCATGACATTCGCCTATCTCTGCCGGATGCTGCGCAACAATGTCGCTCTTCTTGGAGCCGAAGCAACCTCACTCGGCGTTGATCTGGCGCTGCTGCGACCCGGCGACCTGGTCCTGTCGATCAATTTCAATCCTTATGGGCGGGAAATTCACCAGATCGCTCGTGCTGTCGAGTCAACAGGCGCCACGCTGATATGCATGTCGGACAGCCGTGCTACGCCGCTCACACGGTTTGCGGCAGAAACATTGATCTTTCCGGTTGACGGGCCATCCTTTTTTCCATCCATCGTCGCTGCCCAAGCGCTGGTCGAGGCGCTGATCGCTGCTGTGCTGACGGAACTTGGCTCCGATGCTACCGCACGCATCGGCCATATCGAAAAAGCTCTTTATGATAGCGGTACATACGCCGACCCCCACAAATGGAACTCATGACCTGAGCGACATTTTCAACCGCTGCGCCCAGAGCCGTACGGGTATAGGACGCGTGTGTCTTCGGCACCAAAAGCAGGGGTTATCTGGATGCGTCGGGGCGATTGAATGAACAGAACCAGATACCGTGACTCTGGCCAAGGGGCTGAGCGGTGGCTATCTGCCCATAGGGACAGGTGCCGCCGCATCGGTTTCGCAAGCTGGCAGAAGCAGAGCGGACCAGTCGGCGCTGTACCGTATTGCGGGAATTTGCCGATTTGCCAAAGGCGACCCAGCTTGAAGAGATCAGCGCAGATATTTACGGGTACAGGCCGGCGACCCTTGCCCTGAGCTGCGTCAGTCCGAGGACGGTATCGATAATGGGCGTGGGGGTCTGGGTGATCTGGCCCAACTCCTGAACAGAACGAACCAGAGCATCAATTTCCATCGGGCGGCCGGCATCGAGATCCTGCAGCATCGAGGTTTTATGCGCGCCAACGGCAGCCCCGCCATCGATGCGCCGGTCGACGTCGACTGGAAATTTGACGCCAAGCTTTTCCGCGATGATCTGGGCTTCGAGCATCATGTTGCGCGCAACCTGCCGCGTTCCCGCATCCGTGCACAACACATCAAGTGTGGCATGCGTCAGCGCCGAAATCGGATTGAACGACAGATTGCCCCAGAGTTTTGTCCAGATTTCGTCGCGAAGCTTTGGACGCACCGGCGCCTTGAGCCCCGCTTCGGTGAGTGCTTTGGACAATGCAAGCACGCGTTCGGATTTGGAACCATCCGGCTCCCCGAGCGAAAACCGGTTTCCCTCGATGTGCTTTACAATTCCGGGCTCAATGACTTCCGCGGCCGGATAAACCACGCAACCCAGGACATTGTCGGGGCCAAACCCATCCCATTGCGCACCGTCCGGATCGACGCTTTCAAGGCGTGTGCCTTCCAGCGGCCCGCCGATTTTGTGAAAGTACCACCAGGGCACACCGTTGACGCCGCTGACAATCGTCGTGTTTTCGCCAATCAGTGGCTTCATCCTGCCCACGACTGCCGGAACAGAATGCGCTTTCAGCGTTACGATCACATAATCTTGTGGCCCCAGATCGGCAGGATTGTCGCTGACAGTGACAGCCACATTGGTCGTGCCACTTTCCTCGATCAGAGTAAGCCCGTTTTTGCGCATCGCAGCCAAATGAGGCCCACGGGCGACGAGACTGACGTCCGCACCTGCATGAGCCAGTTTTGCACCCACATAGCCGCCAATTGCACCGGCGCCAAAAATACAAATCTTCATCAGGTTTGCCCTAACCCCTAGAGCGCCGTGCGTCCAATTGGACGCACAAAGGTCGCTCTACCTCTGTGATTCTAGAGCATCTTGTCTGCAAACCGGCGATTTCGCCGGATTGCAGGATGCTCTGGTCGTCATGCTGATGTGACCAGGCCCAGTTTTTGAGCGAGCCCGATGCGCTGCATCTTGCCGGTCGCCCCTTTGGGAATCTCATCGAGGATGAGCACTTTGCGTGGGACCTTGAAATCAGCCATTCGTGTTGCGGCAAAATCGCGAATGTCGCGCTCAGTTGCCTCCATGCCTTCTCTCAACACCACCGCTGCCGCCACTTCTTCACCCAGCTTCGGATGCGGCAAAGCAAAAGTCACAACCTGCGCAACAGCCGGATGATCCATCAAAACGCCATCGACCTCCAGCGGGCTGATCTTCTCACCGCCGCGATTGATGATTTCCTTGAGACGACCGGTCAGTCGCAAATATCCCTCATCGTCAAGCAAACCGCGATCCCCGGTGCGGAACCAGCGTTTGCCTTCGGCAACGAAGAAACTTGACTGGTTGGCTTCATCGTTGCTTTCGTAGCCGAGCGTCACATTCGGACCGGAGATAACAACTTCACCCGCATCATTGATCAGGGTGTTTTCAAGTTCGGCGGCAATTCGTACCAAGGGTCCGGCAGCGATGCCGACCGAACCTGGTTTTTGAGCTCGTGGTGGCAGCGGGTTGCAGGTCATTTGATGAGCTGCTTCCGTCATCCCATAGGCTTCAATCACAGGCGCGTTGAACGTGGCGACGAGTTCCCCCATCACCTGAGCGGGAAGGGAAGCCGACGAAGACCGCAAAAAGCGTAGCGGAACGTTCTTGATGACATCTTCGTTCCGCGACGCACGGGTCAGCAAGGCCTGATGCATGGTTGGTACAGCCGTGTACCATGTGGGACGGGCATCCTTCATCCACCCGAAAAAGCGCAATGCGTCAAAACCCGGCGCGCACCAGATGGAAGCTCCCGCTGCCAAAGATGCAGTGACCGCAGCAATCAACCCGTGAATGTGGAAAAGCGGCATGACATTCATGCACCGATCATCCCGCGTGAGCTGCAAGGTTTCCTTGATGTGCTCAGCCGACGCAACGACATTGGATTGCATCAGCGGCACGATCTTGGGGCGTGATGTGGTGCCTGACGTGTGAAGGATCAGCGCGATGTCATCGTGACTTGGTTGCCTCACATCGGCACTCGACGACATCTCACCGTCCGGCTCCAAAGTGAAATGGCCTGCTGGCGCGGACGCATCGGTTTTCAACCTTAGAATGGAGATGCCATTCGCCCTCGCCGCCGCGACCGAGGGGCCCTCGTCCCCTTCCAGCACGACCAAAGCCTTGGCTTTCAGGTCATCCAGATAGAAGACATATTCCTCCTCGCGATAGGCCGGGTTTAGCGGCGCGGTGACTGCTGCCTGGGCAATCGTGATAAAAGCTGTCGCCATTTCCGGGCCGTTTGGCAGGACAATGGCGACGCGGTCCTTTGCTCCAATACCCAGGCCGTTCAGCGTGCGGCCGACACTGGCCGCGAGATCGCGCAAACCGCCATAGGTGAGCCATTCGCGATCAGGTGCACCAATGGCGAGAAGGGTTTCATCATGGTCTGCAATGAGTGCTTTGAGGGTACCGCTCATCTTGCTCTTTCTTGCTATTGCCCGGCCCGGACGGGAATTCCAATCCGGCCTCCGGCGTTTTATCGCTTGGTGCTCTAGCGCGAGGCAGCGTAGTAGGACACGCGCCGCTCCAGATAGGCCAGGAATTCAGACATTGTGAACGCGACGGCGAACAACACGATCAGCACCGCCCAGAAGTGTTTCATCATGAAGTTGTTGGAGTAGAGCTCAAACAAGGCGCCGAACCCGACAATCGAAATCAACAACTGGCCGATGATGACACCCTTGACCGCGCGGATCACGCCGATACGCACACCGCCCAAGATCTCGGGCAAGGCCGCCCAGAAGTAGATCTTGAAGAACGCATCCATCGGCGTCGCGCCGAAGCTTCTCGCCATATCGACCAGAGATCGGTTGATCTGCTTCACACCGGCACGCGAATTCAGGATGATGATCCAGATTGCAAACAGGGTTGTCGTGATGATGATCGACTTCATACCAAACCCGAACAGAACCATCAAAACCGGAACGAGCGCGGTGAGCGGTGCGCTCAGAAAGATGTTCACCCATGGCAGGATCAATTCATCGAGCAAGCGGCTTTTACCGATCAGGATGCCGACCGGAATGCCGATGATGACGGCGAAGAATACGCCGGCAAAAAACGCATAGGCAGTTTCATACATCGCCTTGAGGAAAGCCGGCGTGCCGATCACCTCAAACAGCGTGATGAGAACATCTGACAGGGGTGGAATGAAGAATGTCCAACCTGTCCGCCCGACAATTTCCCACAGCAGCGCCCATAGCAGCAGTGAAGACATTCCCGGCAGTCTGTATCCAAATACCGTCATGTCACCCTACTCCACATAGTTGCGCAACGACGCCCAGATTTCATCCACGATATCGAGATATTCCGGCGAACGACGAATGTTCTCGATGCCGGTTCCCCGAAAGCTCTGGGGACGAATAATCTCGGAAACACGGCTTGGCCGCGGCAAGAGAATGGCGATTTGGTCAGATACGTAGACCGCTTCTTCGATCGAGTGGGTCACGAAAATGAAGGTCTTGTTTTCGTGGCGCACCAGTTCGAGCATATCCTCTTGGAACTTGCGCCGGTTCTGCTCATCAACCGCTGAAAACGGTTCATCAAGCAGCAGCACCTGCGCGTCGACCGATAGGGCCCGGGCCAATCCCACACGCTGGCGCATGCCCCCGGAGAGTTCGTGCGGATAGGCTTTTTCAAATCCAGACAGCCCGACATTCTTGATGTATTTTTCGGCGATTGCATCGCGTTCGGACTTGGCCACGCCGCGCAATTCGAGGCCGAAGGCGACATTGCGGATGACACTTGCCCAGGGCAGCAGGGCAAAATCCTGAAACACGAACGCACGATCCGGTCCGGGGCTGTCGATGATCTTGCCTTCGATCTCGACTTCGCCGGAGTCCGGCTTGAGCAGACCGGCAATGATCTTGAGCAAGGTGGTCTTGCCGCAGCCGGACGGTCCCAGCAATGACGTCAGTTGCCCGCGTGGAAACTCGAGAGACAAGTTTTTCAGCGCCTCGACTGGCCCATAGTTCTTGGAGACATTGCGAACAGAAACAGCGCTGTCGCTGTCCAGAGGAACCGCCTTTGTGAAAGCATCATTAGTCTGAGACATAACCACGATTGTTCCCTTCGAACAGATAGTTTTCGGTGCGCTCAAGCAGGTTCAGGAAGAGAACGGCGAGCACGATGATGGAAAAGATCGCCGCGTACATCGACGGATAATCGGCGATTGAGCGGCTATAGGTGATGATGTCCCCGACACCGGTCGGGGTGATCTTCAGTTCGGACAGGATGGCGCCGATAAAGCCCGCCGAGATCCCTAGCCGAAGGCCCGAGAATATGACGGGAGACGCTGCAGGTATGATGATCTTGAGGATGATGTCGCGATCGGAAGCCAGAAAGGATTTGCCCATATCCTTGATTGATGCGGGCGTATTGCGCACCGCACTTGCCGTATTGAGGACGATCACCGGCATCGCCATGATGCACACGACAAAGACTTTGGATGTCAATCCGATGCCATAGGCCATGACAAGAATGGGGATGAGCGCGGCCAGCGGGGCTGCCTGCATGACCACGAAGATGGGCGAAAACAGCCATTCGAAACGGCTGCTCAGACCAACCCAGAGGCCGATGATGATGCCGAAGAACGCCGAGATCGCGACCCCGATGACAAGTGGCTTCAGCGTTTCCGCATAGGCGGTGAATATCGACCCGTCGAAGGTCATGACGACCAGGGCGCGCATGGATTCGAGGAATGTCGGAAAGGCGTAGCTGACAGGGACCCGACCGGCGATCTCCCATGCGCCGAACACGATGGCGGCAGACAACAGCTTTAATGCAAGAGAACGATTCATCGTCTTGGATCACCCCAAGCTTGAGAAAATTGCCACCCGTCCATGTGGAGGACGGGTGGCTTCCATAAATGTGTCTTATTTCTTCATCGCTGCATCGAGCGGCGCCAGGTACCAGAAGTCCTCGATGTTCAAGGTCGACGGATCGCCATCAAGCTGTCCGGCAGCAGAGTACCACTCCATGTCGGCCTGAGCCGCTTTGCGTCCACCGCCATTGGGATCATACAGACCACCCGCGACTGCGTCCGTGTAGAAGCCATCCAGTTCGGCGAGGATCTCTTTCGGCAACTGGCCGATCGGACCATCAGGATTGGTCTCTCTGGAAATGATGGTCGGATCTTCCTGCATGTCCTGCCAGACGCTGGACAGTGCCTTGACCAGGATATTGACCTGCTCTTCATTCTCCTTGATCCAGTCAAGGTTGGCGAAGAGCGCTTCGTCGCTGGAATCGACTTCAAACATAGGCAGAACGTTGAACTTGTCCGGGAACTGCTTCACGACCTTGTTCTTGTTCGAAAGGTCGATGATTGTTGCATCGGTCTGCCCCGATACCAGCGCCACAACACGGTTGGACGATCCGGGCACATAGGAACGGTCACCGAATTTGATGCCGACCTTGTCTTCAATCACGTTGGCGATCGAATCCGTTCCGCCACCGCGCGAGTGCAGCAGAATTGGCTGACCATCAAGGTCCTTCAATTCCGAATACTTCTTGGATGTGACCGGAAAGAACTTCAGCTTTGAAAGCTGGAAGATAATCCGGATTGGCGCCTTTGAACGCTGCATTGCCGAATAGGGCGTGCCAAAGCCGATATTCATCTGACCGCTCAACACCGCTTGAATGGCAAGTTCCTCGTCCGAGAATGCGGTCCATTCATAATCGAGACCATTGGCTTTTGCGCGGTCAAGGGCGACGAAGAACGCCGCCAACTCGTCCGATGGCGTCTCCGCCAGTGCAATCTTGAGCGTTGCGGCTTGTGCGCCTGACAGCATCAGGCCAACGGCCATCGGTACTGCGACCGCCAAACCCGCCATTTTTTTGAGTATCTGTTTCATCGGTTCTCCTCCCAAAGTGCAGGGGCACATGCCCCTCCGGTTAAAACGTCTCTAATGCATACAACTCCAATAATTCAACTTTTTCAATATTTTTTTTAGTGTTTTAAATAATTATCGATTTAATCTTTCTTTTTAATTTTTTGTCTATTTAATTGATTGTGACGACGGGTTTGGATCTTGATCCTGAATCGGCAGTCCCGATCTCCGCGAATCATATTTCGCCAAAAAGACGCTCAGCCACTGAACGCAAATGTTTGCGCATCGCCTCATGGGCCGCAGTTGGATCACGGTTGGTAATCGACAGCACAATCTCTTCATGTTCTGCGAAGCTCCCGTGATCTGCAGGCGGTCTGACTGACTGTCGCTTGACCGCCCCCCAGGCAACGGCACGCCGAACCAAATTGAGTTGATCGAACACCGAAAGCAGCAAAAGATTGTCACTCGCCTCTGCAACTTCGCGATGAAAAACATCATCTTGCGTTTCATAAAGCTGCCAGTTGGGTGCAGCGCGCATGCGCTGTATCGTGGCATTCAACCGCGCAAGCACATCGCCAGAGGCGTTGATTGCAGCTTCGCGTGCAATCGCTGGCTCGATCGCCAACCGCGCTCGCATCATACGATACGGCGTCAGCTGCTTTCCAAGCTCAACCGGTGACTTGGTCATCTTGTCGAGATCGTCTGCTGATGCGGCGACAAACGTGCCCTTGCCGACGTGGCGCCATATCCTGCCATCGCGCTCCAGAGCATCAAGCGCCTTGCGCAATGTACTGCGCGTAATGCCCAACTCCGCCGTCAGAGCCCTTTCAGCGGGCAATCTCTCACCGGGCTTCAGACCATTTGACGTGATGTACTCACGCAAACCGGTAACTGCCTCGCCTGCCGACAAAAAACTGTCCCTATTGAGCATACAGATCTCCATATTGGTTGACCAATTACCCAACCAATCAACAGAGGATTACAAATTGGTTTGGAAACTGCAACCGATTTATTCACATTGGTTGCGATTGATTTTCATCAGACTCTGCAATATGTCGTTACCACAACGCATTTCAGCTGGGAGACTTCAATGTCTGATTACGTAATTTCTGCTCCGAAAATTCCGACAATTCCCGTACAGGGCGGCGGGGAGTTTCCCGTGAGGCGTGTCTATTGTATTGGCCGCAATTATGCTGCCCACTCCATCGAGATGGGTGACGATCCGGATCGCGATCCGCCGTTCTTTTTCCAGAAGAACCCGGATAACCTTGATAGTTCTGGGGAATTTCCTTACCCGGACAAGACAACGGACGTGCATTACGAAGTCGAAATGGCGGTCGCGCTGAAGACCGGCGGGACCAACATTCCTGTCGCCGAGGCGCTCGATCACGTTTATGGCTATGCGGCGTGCCTCGACATGACTCGCCGCGACCTGCAAAACGAAGCCAAGAAAAAGGGGCGCCCGTGGGAAATCGGCAAGGCCTTTGAGCGCTCCGGACCAATTGCACCATTGCAGACCGTTTCCCAGGTCGGGCACCCGGCCGTTGGGCGCGTAGAACTTCTGGTCAATGGCGAAGTCCAGCAGGAAGGCGATCTCAACCAGATGATCTGGAAAGTGCCTGAGATGATTTCCTACCTGTCTGACTACTTTGAACTTCAGCCAGGCGATGTGATCATGTCAGGAACACCATCGGGCGTCGGTCCGATCGTCAAGGGCGATGTCATGGTGGTCAATATTGAAGGACTTGAATCCCTCACCATCAAGGTTGTGTAACGCATCAGCCCGTCGCACATATCTATGTGCGACGGGCTGGCATTATCCTGCTCGGACGCAGGTAGCCCATAATTGAATGCTCCACTGTGCGTCTGATGGCGACGAAACTTAAGCGGCTCTACGGGCGAGAACGGGCTCGGCAATTGCCTTGAATTCATCGTCGGTCAGGGTATCGCGCTTCTTGATGCCGGCCTGCTTTACAGCATCCAGAATCTCGGCGAGATCAGCATCTTCTGCGGTCCCCATGCCCAACTGATCGAGCTTGTAGACAACCGATGCCTTACCGCTCTTCTTGCCAAGCACCACTTCGCCCACGCGCCCGGTCAGGGCCGGATGGGTTCCAAACATCACCAGCGGATCATGCATCACATACTGGATGCCGATGCCGGATTCACGGGTGAAGTTGCTGGCGCCCAGGATCGGCTTGTTGCGGGCAATCGGAATATTGGCGCGCTCGGACAGCAACCGGCCGAGTTCAGGCATCAGGTCGAAGCGGTACCCGGTGTCATAGCCATAGAGCAGATCAAGCGCGAGCATGAGCTCCTCAAGCGCCGCATTGCCGGTGCGCTCGCCAAGTCCGTTGCCACAGCTGTGAACCACTTCAGCACCGGCCGTGACCGCGGCCAGTTCGGTTGCCACACCCATGCCGAAATCATTGTGCGTATGGATCTCGATCGGAAGTCCGGTCATGCGCTTGACCCAGCGCACCATGTACTTGATCGCTTCAGGGGTAGCGCAGCCCATCGTGTCGACGATGCCGATGGAGTCCGGCGGCGATTCCGCCATGATTCCCTTGCAGAGGTTCTCCAGATCATCCGGACGGGCGCGCGTCGTATCATAGGGAAAGAACACGGCGTAGAGCCCGTTTTCACGCGCATAATTGATCACCGGCGCGCTGCGCTCGAGGACATCTCGCCAGGTCCAGCCGAATTGGGTCGTGAGCTTGGGGTAGCCAATCGGCACTTCGATGATGACGCCCTGCGCACCACATTCGAGCGCCATGTCGATATCCTGCTTCATCGCCCGGGCAAAGGTGAATATGCGGGACTTCAAGCCCATCTTGCTGATTTGCTTGATAGCTTCCGCATCCTGAGGCGACACGGCAGGCATGCCCGCCTCGATGCGGTCGACGCCAACATCGTTGAGCATCTGGGCGATGGCAATTTTGTCATCGACCGAGAACACCACGCCGGGCGTCTGTTCGCCGTCGCGCAAGGTTGCATCATGGATCTGCACTTTCGGGGGCAACTCAAGCGAATTGCGCACTTCGGGCACAAAATTATATGGGCTCACCCACCATTTTCCGTCTTCAAAATGCGTCTCGCGCATGAATTGGCCTCCTCTGCCTTAAAATGTGATCTTCGAAAATACGACCATGAACATCATGATAGTCAGCCAATGTTATGTAGTTTTTAGCGTGCAACCCAAATATATCAACATTTTATTCCATCTTGATTTTTGATGGCTTTGCCGAAAATGCCGATCCAGCGCCACCAAACGAACATTAGCTGTGTAAATATACGAATTATTTATACATTTTTCGCGTCTATCAGTTTTTCGTACTCAGAGTTCCGAAAACTGATGCTTGCAGATTGACTACAAAATCGATATTTTTGACGCAATGACGCCTTCATTGATCCAATCACGATCGCAAACCGTTGCCGATAAAGTCTTCTCCAACGCCTCAGGCGCCGCTATCCCCGGCGAAATTCTGACCTGCTACAAACCGCTGGGCGACTGCCACGAGATGTTTGCCAACAAAGGAGTGGTCGTTGCATCACCCGTCGTTATAAAGGCGGCAAAAGCTTATGGCAGTGTGCTTGCCAGGCAAAATCCGGTGGAAGCCTCGTCAGAAGGCGGGGCTGCTTCCATCGAATCATCGGGAGTGCCATGATGCCGGTAAAGACAGAACCCAGGTCGGGGACAAATTTGGACGAGCTTAGCCAGAAAAACGAGGTAGCAGCCCAGGATGAAACCACGCTTGGGCAGCAGGAGGATTCGTCCGGATCAAGCTCGATTACAAGCCAAGCTTACACAAGACTTCGCGCCGACATCATGTCAGGCGTTCTTACTCCGGGTAAAAAACTCAAGATTGAAGAGCTGCGCAGCCTTTATGACTTCGGCTCAAGCCCGATCCGTGAAGCGCTGAGCATGCTGACCTCAGATCTTTTCGTCGAACGTATCGACCAGCGCGGTTTTCGCGTCGCCGATGTCAGCGAAAAGGAGTTTGACGAGCTTCTGCGCACCCGCCGCTGGCTCGAAGAACGGGCCTTGCGGGAATCCATTGCCCATGGAGACAGCAATTGGGAGGAACAGGTGGTCCTTTCAGCCTACCGGCTTTCACGTGTGCCGCGTTCGCAGACAAATGATCATTTCGTTGCCAATGAAGAATGGGAAAGGCGCCACAAGCATTTCCATATGTCGCTGATTGGCGCCTGCCCCTCCTCAATCATGCTCAAATTCTGCGACCAGTTGTATGATCAGAATGTGCGCTACCGCCATTTGTCCGGTTCAAAGGCCTATCCCTCGCGCG is a window from the Hoeflea sp. IMCC20628 genome containing:
- a CDS encoding M81 family metallopeptidase; the encoded protein is MKIGIARLWHEANSFTTGTVGLEHFQGREYARGADAAQRFRGTTVETGGAFEWADRTGAELAFSRLAASAPGGQVEQDLLDALTDEIVDDPIFDDVDGIYLSMHGSCIGTVDASPETTLITRLRARFPKLPITASFDMHCIPTQEICAALDGVTVYREYPHTDMPQSAIRALNLLADLIERGARGQVVLACCDLILPSFNMRTDEPGPMAEIEDLAQRLEIEQASAGHPLAIYPYASFAYADVAAANSGVMVSMNTHDDPAALQAAQGVARRVVDEMLARKARFRPDLPSAKSLLAQAPWRDGRRWAILEPSDNPMSGGNGDTTGLLSAALAADLPDGTVFAFISDPGAVDRARHAGVGASLTLDLGGRQDARFGSPVRVNGIVEKLTDGRFVNSGPMEHGISVALGPTALLKVGPMRIIITSHVYSPNDPGYFHLHEIEATEIPLLLAKAKNHIRASFGRSFDVFAQVETPGPAMADTTQLPFRHIPPRRLNLEI
- a CDS encoding MurR/RpiR family transcriptional regulator; the encoded protein is MTLAELHARIMDSLPDMPRQVALAARYVVDHPDDVPLISMRDLASRAGVSPATLLRLTQTLGFGNWGDFRILHVNHLRQAPIPYTERAKRALSRNGVDALVAECFSASRANLDQSEWANPPEVFARAASHLVRADRVFISAFMSCRGPGMTFAYLCRMLRNNVALLGAEATSLGVDLALLRPGDLVLSINFNPYGREIHQIARAVESTGATLICMSDSRATPLTRFAAETLIFPVDGPSFFPSIVAAQALVEALIAAVLTELGSDATARIGHIEKALYDSGTYADPHKWNS
- a CDS encoding 2-dehydropantoate 2-reductase, encoding MKICIFGAGAIGGYVGAKLAHAGADVSLVARGPHLAAMRKNGLTLIEESGTTNVAVTVSDNPADLGPQDYVIVTLKAHSVPAVVGRMKPLIGENTTIVSGVNGVPWWYFHKIGGPLEGTRLESVDPDGAQWDGFGPDNVLGCVVYPAAEVIEPGIVKHIEGNRFSLGEPDGSKSERVLALSKALTEAGLKAPVRPKLRDEIWTKLWGNLSFNPISALTHATLDVLCTDAGTRQVARNMMLEAQIIAEKLGVKFPVDVDRRIDGGAAVGAHKTSMLQDLDAGRPMEIDALVRSVQELGQITQTPTPIIDTVLGLTQLRARVAGLYP
- a CDS encoding acyl--CoA ligase, whose amino-acid sequence is MSGTLKALIADHDETLLAIGAPDREWLTYGGLRDLAASVGRTLNGLGIGAKDRVAIVLPNGPEMATAFITIAQAAVTAPLNPAYREEEYVFYLDDLKAKALVVLEGDEGPSVAAARANGISILRLKTDASAPAGHFTLEPDGEMSSSADVRQPSHDDIALILHTSGTTSRPKIVPLMQSNVVASAEHIKETLQLTRDDRCMNVMPLFHIHGLIAAVTASLAAGASIWCAPGFDALRFFGWMKDARPTWYTAVPTMHQALLTRASRNEDVIKNVPLRFLRSSSASLPAQVMGELVATFNAPVIEAYGMTEAAHQMTCNPLPPRAQKPGSVGIAAGPLVRIAAELENTLINDAGEVVISGPNVTLGYESNDEANQSSFFVAEGKRWFRTGDRGLLDDEGYLRLTGRLKEIINRGGEKISPLEVDGVLMDHPAVAQVVTFALPHPKLGEEVAAAVVLREGMEATERDIRDFAATRMADFKVPRKVLILDEIPKGATGKMQRIGLAQKLGLVTSA
- a CDS encoding ABC transporter permease subunit, which codes for MTVFGYRLPGMSSLLLWALLWEIVGRTGWTFFIPPLSDVLITLFEVIGTPAFLKAMYETAYAFFAGVFFAVIIGIPVGILIGKSRLLDELILPWVNIFLSAPLTALVPVLMVLFGFGMKSIIITTTLFAIWIIILNSRAGVKQINRSLVDMARSFGATPMDAFFKIYFWAALPEILGGVRIGVIRAVKGVIIGQLLISIVGFGALFELYSNNFMMKHFWAVLIVLFAVAFTMSEFLAYLERRVSYYAASR
- a CDS encoding ABC transporter ATP-binding protein is translated as MSQTNDAFTKAVPLDSDSAVSVRNVSKNYGPVEALKNLSLEFPRGQLTSLLGPSGCGKTTLLKIIAGLLKPDSGEVEIEGKIIDSPGPDRAFVFQDFALLPWASVIRNVAFGLELRGVAKSERDAIAEKYIKNVGLSGFEKAYPHELSGGMRQRVGLARALSVDAQVLLLDEPFSAVDEQNRRKFQEDMLELVRHENKTFIFVTHSIEEAVYVSDQIAILLPRPSRVSEIIRPQSFRGTGIENIRRSPEYLDIVDEIWASLRNYVE
- a CDS encoding ABC transporter permease; its protein translation is MNRSLALKLLSAAIVFGAWEIAGRVPVSYAFPTFLESMRALVVMTFDGSIFTAYAETLKPLVIGVAISAFFGIIIGLWVGLSSRFEWLFSPIFVVMQAAPLAALIPILVMAYGIGLTSKVFVVCIMAMPVIVLNTASAVRNTPASIKDMGKSFLASDRDIILKIIIPAASPVIFSGLRLGISAGFIGAILSELKITPTGVGDIITYSRSIADYPSMYAAIFSIIVLAVLFLNLLERTENYLFEGNNRGYVSD
- a CDS encoding ABC transporter substrate-binding protein — protein: MKQILKKMAGLAVAVPMAVGLMLSGAQAATLKIALAETPSDELAAFFVALDRAKANGLDYEWTAFSDEELAIQAVLSGQMNIGFGTPYSAMQRSKAPIRIIFQLSKLKFFPVTSKKYSELKDLDGQPILLHSRGGGTDSIANVIEDKVGIKFGDRSYVPGSSNRVVALVSGQTDATIIDLSNKNKVVKQFPDKFNVLPMFEVDSSDEALFANLDWIKENEEQVNILVKALSSVWQDMQEDPTIISRETNPDGPIGQLPKEILAELDGFYTDAVAGGLYDPNGGGRKAAQADMEWYSAAGQLDGDPSTLNIEDFWYLAPLDAAMKK
- a CDS encoding FCD domain-containing protein translates to MLNRDSFLSAGEAVTGLREYITSNGLKPGERLPAERALTAELGITRSTLRKALDALERDGRIWRHVGKGTFVAASADDLDKMTKSPVELGKQLTPYRMMRARLAIEPAIAREAAINASGDVLARLNATIQRMRAAPNWQLYETQDDVFHREVAEASDNLLLLSVFDQLNLVRRAVAWGAVKRQSVRPPADHGSFAEHEEIVLSITNRDPTAAHEAMRKHLRSVAERLFGEI